The region AGGCATATTCCACCCTGAAAGACCCAAAAGAGCGGATAAGGTATCTGATAAGTCTCGAAAGCGACAGAGAGGCGCCTGTATCAAAGCATGCCTCAGCAGAGACCATGGAGTTTTTTATAGAGGCAAGCGACGTCTGCGCTGAAATTGATAAGTTTTCAAAGAAAGAAAAAGGAGATGAAACTCTACGGCAGGTTCATCTCAGAAAACTTAATGAACTTAAGAAAGAGGCTGCAAACAGGTGGGAAGGTGTATTAAATGAGATTGCGGCGCTGGATAAGGAATGGCTTTCAGTCTCAGGCGAAAACAAGAGAACAAAGGTCCGGCGGCTGATAGTATTGTCTCATGAGATCTCCTATTTATCCAAACTGCAGTCGTTGATTGATGAGCTGATTGTGGCAATAAGTTAGGCAGGCCTGATGGAGAGTCGTATTTAGAATGGGCAGAATAATCGGCATAGACCTTGGAACAACAAATTCAGCTGCAGCTGTTGTTGAAGACGGAAAGCCTGTAATCATCGCGGATGCAGACGGACAGAGGCTTACCCCGTCTGTTGCAGCCTTTGCCGGAGGTGCTGAACCGATTATAGGACACAATGCAAACAGACAGCGCATACTCAATCCCGGTAAGACAATCTATTCTGTCAAAAGATTTATAGGACGCAGGGGTTCTGATATCAGGGATGAAGACATGTTTGTCTCATATCCTGTTACAGGCAGCGGGGAAGAACCTGTCACTATCCTGATAGATAACAGACACTACCTTCCTGAAGAGATATCTGCCCTCGTATTGAGCAAG is a window of Nitrospirota bacterium DNA encoding:
- the hscB gene encoding Fe-S protein assembly co-chaperone HscB — translated: MVHEVLEHHHHDDKGKKVKCLSCGSPYEGFFCFDCHSLLSFSGDMDYFAMLQVEKRPVVDTVRLKENFLRLSEYLHPDKYYNSSADVQELALKSSSLLNKAYSTLKDPKERIRYLISLESDREAPVSKHASAETMEFFIEASDVCAEIDKFSKKEKGDETLRQVHLRKLNELKKEAANRWEGVLNEIAALDKEWLSVSGENKRTKVRRLIVLSHEISYLSKLQSLIDELIVAIS